In the genome of Streptomyces sp. 846.5, the window TCCAACGGCCGCCCTTCGGCGCGCAGTTGCTCGCACAGGCCGAGCACCTGGCGCGGGTCGCGCAGATCGATGCCGACGACGGTCAGGCGATGCAGCCACGCGCCGCTCCCGGGCGCGGCCCGGAAACGACGGACCGTGTCCTTGGGGAAGCGGCTGGTGACCAGGAGTTCGGCCCCGTCACGCAACAGCATCAGCGCCAGCTGGAACCCGATCTTCACCCGCCCACCGGTCAGCACCGCCCGCCGCCCCCGCAGGTCGGCCCGCGCCTCGCGGCGGCTCAGGTTCTCCGCCGCGCAGGTCGGGCAGAGGAGGTGGTAGAAGGCATCGGCGAGGGTGTAGGTCTCCTTGCATATGTAGCAGCGACGCGGTCGACGGTAGGTGCCTACGACGGTGCTGTCGCAGTCGCCGTCCCGGGCGGGGGGTACCAGCGGTGCGTCCTCGCGCCGTTCCCCGCCCCCGGTCGCGGTGGCCCGGACCACCGCCGCGTCCGCCTCGGCGTTCTCCGCCCGGCGGGCCCGACGGCGCTGCTGCTGCCCGTCCCGGGCGAACGACTCCGCAACCCGCTCGGCACGGAGCCGCACCGGATCGGTGGCGGGCAGCGCCCGCAGGCGGCCGACGGTACGGGTGAACGCGTCCAACTCGGCATCGGTGAGCGGGATGTCATCCGCCAAGGTGCCGCCCCCCGTTTCGCTTCCTGTGGTCCCGACCGGATTCGAACCGGCGTGGTCCCCCATGCCAAGGGGATGCGACTGCCTCTGCGCTACGGGGCCGGATCCAACTGTGAACTGGCAACTGCCAACTGCCCGGGGGACCGGATTCGAACCGGCGTGGTCCCATTGCGACGGGGATGCGCCTGCCTCTGCGCTACCCCCGGGCATTGCCGACGATGGTAGCGCTCGCCCAGTGTTCATCTGACACCGTGGCGCGGGCTCCGCCACACTGGACCTGCCCGGCGAGTGCCGGGCCTCGTGGCCGACCCGGACACTCCGGGCGGGGGGACGACTGTGTACTGGTTCGGGCTGCTGTGCTGTGCCCTGCTCGGCGTCGAGATCGGCGGGGTGGCCGCCGGGGCGATCCATCTCACCGACCCGGCCTTCTCCGACAGCGTGCTGCTGTTCGTGCTGAGCATCAACCTGGCCCCGTGGACCGGGCTGATCGGCTTCGCCGCCGTGATGGGGAGCCGGCCGAAGGCCGAGCGGCTGGCGGAGCGCGCCGAGCGGGCGAAGATCGAGGCGGCCCCGCAGGTGCCCGCGCTCGCCCGGATCGAGATGTCCCGCGCCGTCGGCGAGGGCCCCGACCTGCCGCTGCTCCTCGACCTCACGGTCGTCCCCGACGGCCGCCCCGGCTACCGGGTCGAGATGCACGCCACCGTCAACCTCATGGACATGGACGCCTACCGGGCAGGCTGCGTCGTGGTCGTCGACCACGACCCCGACCGCCCCTGGCGGGTGACGCTCCACCGGAATCCTTCGCCCGAGTGGCGCTCCCGCGCGGCCCTCGCCAAGCTCGACTCCGCCCCCGCCTCGACGAAGGTCGCCCGCCCCCTCCCGCCCCCACGCCCGACCGCCTACCGCCGACCTGGCCGGACGGGGGTGCGGGCGATGCTGGTGGGGATGGCGATCTCGGTGGGGGTGTTCTGGCACTGGTTCGGGGCGTGAGGGCGGCTCAGCCCCCGACCTCCACCTCCCGTCGGGCCGGAGCGTTCTCCGCTCCGGGGTTCTCCGTCGGGGCTCGTCGTACGGCTGTTGCCGCGAGGGCGCCCGCCAGGGCGAGGCCGGCGGTTGCCCACATGGCTGCGGTGAAGCCGTTGGTGAAGGCGGGGGCCGAGGTGTAGGAGCCGTGGGTGGTGAAGACGGCGGCGCAGAGGGCGACGCCGAAGGCGGCGCCGAGTTGGCGGAGCATGTTGAAGGCGCCGGAGGCCTGGCCGATCTCGGTCGGGGCGACGGCGCCGACGACCGCCTTCTGGGCGGAGGGCATGGCCATGGAGATGCCGGTGCCGCTGATCACCAGGGGCGCGATCAGCCGGTCGTAGGGGAGTGAGGGGGTCGCTGCCAGGGCGAGCCAGGCGCCGCCCGCTGCCTGCAGCAGCATCCCGGTGACCAGCAGGGGCCGTTCGCCGAGGCGGTCGGCGAGGGTGCCGGCGACGGGGGCGCAGATCATCAGGATCCCGGTCCAGGTCATCAACCGCAGGCCTGCGGCGAGCGGTCCGTTGCCGAGGGCGGTCTGGAGGTACTGGGCGAGGAAGAACAGGGTGCCGTAGAGGCTCGCGGTCAGGCAGAAGCCGGACACGTTGGCGGCGGCGAAGGTGCGGTTGCGGAAGAGGCGCATGGGCAGCATCGGGGCGGCGGTGCGCAGCTCCCAGCGTACGAAGCCGACCGTCAGCGCCGCCCCCGCGACGAGCGCGCTCAGCACCTCCGTGCTGCCCCAGCCCGCGTCGTTGCCCCGGACCAGGGCCCAGACCAGGCCGAGCCCTCCGCCGGTCGCGAGGGCGACGCCGGCGGTGTCGAAGCGGACGGTGGGGCCGGTGCTCTCGTCCAGGCGCAGCCGGACCAGGACCATGGCGAGCAGGCCGATCGGGATGTTGATCCAGAAGATCCACTGCCAGGCCAGCCCCTGTGCGACCGCCCCGCCGACGAAGGGGCCGCTGAAGGTGGCCAGGCCGGTGATCCCGCTGAAGAGGCCGAGGGCCCGTCCCCGCTGCCGGGGCGGGAACGCGGCGCTGATGTGGGTCATCGCCAGCGGCAGCGCCAGCGCCGCCCCCGCGCCCTGGACCGCGCGGGCGGCGATGAGCGCGCCGATTCCGGGCGCCAGCGCGCAGGCGGCGGAGGCGGCGGTGAACAGGCCGAGGCCGAGGACGAGCATGCGGCGGCGGCCGAAGCGGTCCCCGAGTGCGGCGCCGGTGAGCAGCAGCACGGCGAAGCTGAGGACATAGGCGCTGACGGTCCACTGGAGGGTCTCCAGGGACGCGCCGAGGTCGCGTCGGATCGTGCTGAGCGCGGTGGCGACCACGGTGCCGTCCAGGGCGATCATGAAGGAGGCGGTGGAGGCCAGGGCGAGGACCCAGCGCTGCTGGGGCGTGCTGACGGTGGCGGACATGCAGGCTGCTCCTCGGAGCGAGTGGCGGGAACGGGGACGAGTGGGAATCACCCGGTACCGATCCGGGGCGCCGGCCCGATTCACCGATGAGTTCTGCTCATCGCGCGGATCAGTACTCATCGAGAGGCGACACGGCACGACACACTGAGGACAACCGAGGAGCGGGGATGGCGATGGCGGACACCGTGGAGCGCAGCGAGGACTTCGTCCGGCTCACCGATCCGTTCCGGCGGGAGCTGCTGGCCCACTGCTACCGGATGCTGGGCTCGGTGCACGATGCCGAGGACCTGCTGCAGGAGACCATGTTGCGGGCCTGGAACTCGTTCGGGCGTTTCGAGGGCCGGTCGTCGCTGCGGACCTGGCTGTACCGGATCGCGACCAACGCCTGTCTGCGCGCCCTGGAGGGCCGCAGTCGTCGGCCGATGCCGTCCGGGCTGGGGACGACGGCCAACGATGCGCTGGAGGGGCCGTTGCGGCGGCCGCTGCCGGAGGTGCCCTGGCTGCAGCCGATCCCGGACGCGCTGCTCGGGTTCGGCTCCGGGGTCGGGGCCGGGACCGGCTTCGGCGGCAGTGACCCCGCCGACCCCGCCGCTGTCGTGGCGTCCCGCGCCGGGGTGCGGTTGGCGCTCGTGGCGGCACTGCAGTTTCTGCCGCCGCGTCAGCGGGCGGTGCTGATCCTGCGTGAGGTGCTGGACTGGAGGGCGGCCGAGGTGGCCGAGTTGCTGGGGGTGTCGGTCTTCGCCGTCAACAGCCTGCTGCAGCGGGCCCGGGCGCAGATCGACCAGGCCGCGCTCGCGGAGGAGACGGTGCGGGAGCCGCGCGATCCGCGCCGTCG includes:
- a CDS encoding DHA2 family efflux MFS transporter permease subunit, producing the protein MSATVSTPQQRWVLALASTASFMIALDGTVVATALSTIRRDLGASLETLQWTVSAYVLSFAVLLLTGAALGDRFGRRRMLVLGLGLFTAASAACALAPGIGALIAARAVQGAGAALALPLAMTHISAAFPPRQRGRALGLFSGITGLATFSGPFVGGAVAQGLAWQWIFWINIPIGLLAMVLVRLRLDESTGPTVRFDTAGVALATGGGLGLVWALVRGNDAGWGSTEVLSALVAGAALTVGFVRWELRTAAPMLPMRLFRNRTFAAANVSGFCLTASLYGTLFFLAQYLQTALGNGPLAAGLRLMTWTGILMICAPVAGTLADRLGERPLLVTGMLLQAAGGAWLALAATPSLPYDRLIAPLVISGTGISMAMPSAQKAVVGAVAPTEIGQASGAFNMLRQLGAAFGVALCAAVFTTHGSYTSAPAFTNGFTAAMWATAGLALAGALAATAVRRAPTENPGAENAPARREVEVGG
- a CDS encoding sigma-70 family RNA polymerase sigma factor, whose translation is MAMADTVERSEDFVRLTDPFRRELLAHCYRMLGSVHDAEDLLQETMLRAWNSFGRFEGRSSLRTWLYRIATNACLRALEGRSRRPMPSGLGTTANDALEGPLRRPLPEVPWLQPIPDALLGFGSGVGAGTGFGGSDPADPAAVVASRAGVRLALVAALQFLPPRQRAVLILREVLDWRAAEVAELLGVSVFAVNSLLQRARAQIDQAALAEETVREPRDPRRRALLDRYAAAFEAGDMGAISRLLTQDVVLEMPPHPDWFSGRDAAVRFLATRVLITSGRIRAVQTAANGQPALATYRLEPDGGLHAHSIQVLTLDQDGGSVRRISAFQDLSLFPVFGLERVRPAGERTLAGRSGEVDRAAATGS